The genome window ACATTCAATGGAGTTTTATTCCATGTGGATGAGCAGGAGTTGCGCCGCATCATGGAGCGGGAGGAGGATTACAATCTCGAGGAGACCCATGCCTATGATTTCAGAACGAAAAGAATGGTAGGAAAAGGATTCGTTTGCGCGGATTATGTGGTGGGTATCGACCGATTGAAACGACTGCCGGAAAAGAAGTATTTTATTCTCTGCCGGGAGGCCGCCTATCATATCAGCTTGCCCTTCGGAGAATATTGGGATCAAACAACTTATTTGGCGGACGGGAATACGGTAACCCAATGGATTGGAACCCACCCTGCCTATGATACGATTGACGTTAGCCCACCGAGCCGGGTTTCTCCCAACTATCGGCGCCTGAAATAATAAAAAAATTCTGAAAGATGGATTAAATGGTTAATTCTGGGGTGGGGATGTTACTACGCGCCACGGCATTTTTAGGTCATTCGTGAGCGGAAAAAAAGTAACCATAAGAAGGAAAGCCCCACGCAGGATTGGGGAGGTGATTGCATGAAATCTTTGAAATGCCCCGACTGCCATTATGTGGCCAAAGGAAAGAGTGAGACGACTGCCCAACTGGTTCTGGACGAACACCGCACCCAAGAACACCCTGGATTGCCCCCGCGAGCTACCTTGGAAGAGCGGGCCTAATCCCTATTTTTTATCCTCCCACCCAGGTTGAAGGAAAAAAAAGTGGGGGGGATTTATTTTTAGAGCCAGGGATAAATTTTTGAAAAAGAGGAATTTTGGGAAAAGAATAAGGAGGACAACCTCCCCCGTTAAAAAACCTATTGGGCACCCGATATAACATGATTCCGGGCTGGAAATACATCCGCGCGCACCGGAAGACCCTGGCACTCGCCCTGGGCCTCGCGACCATCAACCAGGTCTTTTCCCTCCTGGATCCGCTCATTTTCCGATTCATCATCGATGATTACGCCACCAACATCGAAACTATTCCCCCTGATGCATTTCTGTCGGGGGTGCTATTGCTATTAGCCGCTTCGGTAGGCGTGGCATTCGTCTCCCGCACGGCCAAAACATTCCAGGAATATTACGTGAGCCTCATCACTCAAAAAGTGGGCACCACTATGTACGCCCACTCAGTGAGTCATACATTCTCCCTCCCCTATGGGGTTTTTGAGGACCGGCGATCGGGGGAGATTTTGCAGAAGCTCCAGAAGGCGCGCACCGACACGCAAGGGGCTATCGAGAGCTTCATCGGGGTGCTCTTCCTGTCCGCGGTGGGAATTATTTTCGTTTTAGGTTACGCCTTCACCGTTCACTGGATGGTGGGCGCCGCATTCGTGACCATGATTCCTCTTCTGGGGGGATTTACTTTCATCATGTCGCAACGCATCAAGCAGGCGCAGAAGGGTATTGTCACGGAATCTGCTGAACTGGCCGGGAGCACCACCGAAACCCTGCGCAATGTCGAATTGGTGAAGAGCATGGGATTAGAGCACCAAGAAATCACGCGCCTCAATGAGGTGAATGAACGTATTTTGGGATTGGAACTCACCAAAGTGAAGCTCGTGCGCACCCTGGCCTTTATTCAGGGAACAACGATCAACCTATTGCGCACGGGACTACTATTCCTCATGCTCTGGTTGGTTTTCCAGGGGGAAATTACGCTCGGAGCGCTCTTCTCCTTACTCTTCTACTCCTTTTTCATATTCGGCCCCCTCTCGGATTTAGGACGCGTGGCCCAGGCCTACCAAGAGGCGAAAGCAAGCAATGAGGCCCTGGATGAAGTGTTATCCATCCCCCCTGAGGCCAAACCCGCACGACCCATCCTCATTCCCCATATCCAAACCATCGAATTCCAGGATGTGTCATTCAAGTACGCATCCTCAACCATCCCTTCGGTAAATGGAGCCTCGTTCAAGCTGAATGCGGGGGATGTGGTGGCATTCGCGGGCGCCTCCGGGAGTGGGAAGACCACGCTCGCCAAACTCATGGTGGGGTTATACACCCCTTCCCGGGGAAAAATACTCTTCAATGGAAAGGATTCCGCGCGCGTGGATTTTGATTCTTTACGGAAGCGAGTGGGATTGGTATCGCAGGAGACCCAATTGTTTGCCGGGACGATACGGGAAAACCTGTTGTTCGTCAACCCCCAGGCCACGGATGAGGATTGCCTGCGGGTGTTGGAACAAGCTAATATCATGGGGATCGTGCATCGTGGGGACAAGGGGCTAGACACCAAAATAGGGGAAGGAGGCATCAAGATTTCTGGAGGGGAACGGCAACGCCTGGCGATCGCCCGCGCCCTCCTGCGCGACCCCGATCTCATCATATTCGACGAGGCCACCTCCTCATTGGATTCCATTTCAGAGCGGGCCATCACGCACACGATTCAAGAAATAAAAAAGAAGCGCCCTCACCTCATCTGCGTGCTCATCGCCCACCGATTATCCACCATTACCCATGCGGACACCATATTCGTGCTCGAGCGCGGCGGCATTGAAGAGGTTGGCAACCACTCCCAATTGGTGAGGAAGAAAGGATTGTATTTTGCGTTCTGGCGCCAGCAGAGCGGGGAAATTACCTCGCCCGTCGCCGAGGCGGAGACCCTCTAGGGGTACGCCGCGGGGCAGTATTTCCCGCGCGCTTACGCCATACTGAGGGGGGTAGGGGGCGCTTGCTATTCCCCGTTGAAACTTTTCGCTGTTGACGTCGGCGGCCTAATCCAAAAAAGGTGAAATTGATTCCGGCCGACAACTCCCACTTATTGGTCTTATCATCATATACCGGCGTAATAAACAGGAAATGCCTTCCATCTTTGCCTAAACCATATGAAAATTGGTTAATGTAATCCTGCAGCCCAACATGATAGGCCACATCCCACGTCACGCGCCCCCGTTCCAAGGATGAACCTACCCGCCAATTATCATTCCCGTCCCAACCGCGTTCAACGTATCCAATCACTGTTGTTCCGGCAAATTCTCCAAAAGAGTGTTCCAGATTGAGGATACCGGTTTTCAATGGCTTGGTTGGGTCCATTGATAAGGTGAATTGAGTGTTTTTGTTTACTTTTAACCTACCCGCCAATTCCTTGGATAGCGCATCCCTCACGAAAGTGGTGCCTCCACCCACTGTTACTTTTCCACCTGCGAATTCGCGAGCCACCCCAGCTAAAAACTGGGTCATCTCAGGTTCCCGATTGTCAGGGATCGCCCCAATATGCCAACCATAATTACCATTTCCCAAGCGGCCCCAGGTGCCTAAAAATGGATTCAATTGAATGCTATGGTCCTGCTTTCGGGTGGCCCCCAGAATGAGGAAGCTGGTTGGGTTGAATTCTTCAGGAGGAATAAACGTGTGAACTCCTGCGGTAAAATCCTTCATTGGAGGAAATCGCCAGATGGGTTTCTTATCCCCTTGTTTTGGAGATAACGCGGTGCACGCGCTTAATACCAAAACTCCAAGCAACTGGATTTTCGGTAAAAATTGATTTTTGCTAGGTAAGGGTTTGCGCGCCATGCCACGAGTACTCCCCCCCCCCCTTTTAAATTTGTTCGCAATGGCGGTGATACATGCCCCCCGAAACCCTCCCCACATGGGATTTGAAAACCCTTTTTTTGAATGACACTAAACTTGAGGAAGCCATCTCGGAACTTAGGAAAGAAGGCCGGGAATTCCAGAAATACCGAAATATGCTCCCGAAGGCAACCCCCGCGCTGATAGAGGAGATCCTCCGGAGGAAAGAACGGATGTCCACTATTGGCAGCCGTATTGGGGGGTACAGCAATATGCTGTTTTCGACCAACACGACAGATGAAAAGGTCAAGGCCCTCGAATCCCGTTTATCCCTCATGGGGGCGGAAGTTGGAAATCAGACCATGTTCTTCGGGTTGTGGTGGATGGGATTGCCTAAAGAAAAGGCCCAGGCGCTGTTGCCCAAAAATCCCGAATACCGTCACACCCTCCTGGAGATGCGCAAGTTCTCCCCACACATGCTTAGCGAGAAGGAAGAACAACTGGCCAACCTCAAAGATACCACGGGAGAAGAAGCATTAGTGAAGCTCTATGACATCATCACCAATGAATTCACGTTTCCTTGGGAAAAGGAAGGGAAAACCGTGATGGTTCCTGAAGAGGAAATCCGCGCTTACATCAAACACCCTAATCCAAAATATCGGGTGAGGGCCTATCAGCGGCTGTGGGAAACCTATGGCGCTCATAACCCGGTGCTGGGAGAAATTTATAGAAACCTCGTCCTGGATGTATGGAATGAGAATGTGGGGTTGAGGAAATACGAACGCCCCATCAGCGCCCGCAACCTGGGAAACAACCTCACGGACAAGATGGTGGATACCTTCCTGGGGGTGTGCCGGAAAAATACTAAAATATTCCAGGATTATTTCCAATGGAAAACAAAAGAATTAGGAGTAGACTACTCCCGTTATCATATTTATGCGCCCCTCCCCCAACCGGAGAAAAAATGGGGATTCGAGGAGGGCTATAAACACGTCATGGCGGCCTACCGCGGTTTCTCTCCCCGCATGGAAAAAGAAGCGCACCGCGTTCTAACCCAAAATCGAATGGATGTCCCCATCCGAAAGGGAAAACGGGGAGGCGCGTATTGCGCCGGCATTACTCCAGAGGAAACCAGTTTTGTCCTCCTGAATTGGGCAGGGAATTATACCGATGTCTCCACCCTCGCCCACGAATTGGGTCACGCAGTGCACAATCACCTTTCCTCCTCCCACAGTATTCTCAACCATCATGCCCCCCTTCCATTGGCAGAAACCGCCTCCACCTTTGGAGAAATGCTTTTGGCGGATAGGATGATGGAACAGAATAAGGAGGAAGGATTCACTCGCTATATGCTCGCGCACCAGGTGGACGACGCCTATGCTTCCATCCCCCGACAGGCCTTTTTCAGCCTATTCGAGATGGAAGCCTTTGACTTGATACGGGAGGGGAAGACCATCCCGGATATTCATGACGCCTATAAGAAAAACCTGCAGGAACAATTGGGAAGCATGCACCTCCCTGAAAACGTGTCGAATGAATGGACGATGATCCAGCATTTCTTTCATTACCCTTTCTATGTGTACGCGTACGCCTTCGGACAATTGCTCGTGTACGCGCTCTGGGAAATGTACCAGGAGGAAGGAAAATCCTTCGTCCCGCGATATGAAACATTCCTATCCTATGGCGGGAGCGAGGACCCGGAAAAAATGCTCCTCGAAATAGGATTCGACCCCAACAAAAAGGCGAGCTGGCAGAAAGGATTCGACCTATTGGAAGCCAAAGTGAAAAAGCTGAAGGCGCTCTAACTCCAAACCAAACTTTTTTAGAAAAAAAGTTTGATCAAAAGAAACTTTTTAAAAAAAAGTTTCATCAAAAAACGAACCTTTTTTAGGAAAAAAAGTTTCATCAAAAGAAACTTTTTAGAAAAAAGTTTCATCAAAAAAACAAATATATAGGTTTTTGCTTGGCCTTTTAGGGAAGGAAACCTTTTTCACCCCGGGCGCTTGCGAAAGAGATAATTGAGGTACACTTTCCCATCAGGGACGACCGCGGTTTTCCCTTCGAGTACGTCAAATCGTTGGTTGAAAAGGGAACGGGCTTCCGCATCCGTGAAGAAGCTGTACCAGCGCTTCACTCCCGGCATAAGAGGGACCTCGATGAATTTTTCGCCGTACCCACCGAAGAAGGCCACCCCTAACAAACCGCCGCCTTTCAACATATCACTAATATTTCGGATGACCTGGGGGATGTTTTCTTTCTGAATATGGAGAAGGGAGGTGTAGGCCCAAACCCCATCCACTGTATTGGGAGGCATTCGGAATTCCTCGATGTCGGCCAATTGAGTACGCACCCCCTTGGCCGCACACCGCTTGAGCATCTCGGGAGAATAATCTACGCACATCACATCCAAACCTTTATGGTAAAAGTATTCCGCATGCGTCCCCGGCCCCGATCCCAAATCGATGATGGTGCGCCCCCTAAGGTGAGATATGAAGGCATCGGCCAATGGGCGAACGAAATTTCTGAAATGGATTTCCGACTTCTTTTCATAAATCTCCGGATACAACTCATAGGCCTGTTTTGTCTCTTCCTTATAGGGTTCCATCCTCATTTAGACAAGGATACCCTTATTTAAGCCAAAATGGCCATTAATGCCTTCAAATGCCATCCGCCGAAAATAGGGAGATCAAGCACATCCTTTATCAATTGTCCTGCCTCCAGGGGATCACCCGATATTTCGTGCTGACTCCTGAGGATTGCGCCTACGTCCGGGAGCACGAGGACGCCACCAATTTAGGGGTGTTAGAGGCCGTTGGAAGGAAATACTGCGTTTGTGTCATCCATGATTCCACGTGGCGGGAGCCGACGCAAAAGATTGTGCACCAGGGGAATGGAGAAATTATCTTCCCTCCCGTGGTTTTCCCCGAGGTCCCGGCCAAAAATGTGGTGTCGTCATCGCCGGGGTTGGGAGTGCATGACTATTTATGCCAGCACATTAAGGTCATTGGCGACGAAGCCACATTGCTCATCGGATTCGACATCTAAAAAGTTCCACGATCGTGGAACTATGGGTGATTATTTTATTTGGATTGGCCTTTTGGAGGGGAAAAATTCTCAACCTTTAAAACGATTGACCCTCTTACCTGGCATAGATCCCATATTGGAGGAAATCATCATGACAGGAGAAAAATTCAAGTGTACGGTCTGCGGATTCATTTCGGAGACTCCTGGCGAGCATTGCGGGAAACCCCTGGAGGCAGTCACGGAAACCCCGGCACCGGCCCCCGAAGCGCCCGCGAGCAATCAGCCACCCTCGGATGAAAATCCTCCGATGCCTAATCTCGGCCAATGATCAGCTCCATTTAGAGGGAGGGGGTCATTCCCCCTTCTTCTCTTTTTTTCAAAGCATTAATCATACTCATGTCCCAAAATTCTCTATAGATGTAAAAAAATCCTCAAATCGCGGCCAGTGTCATCTCTTGGACGTGCGACAAATCCTTTCCCGCCATGACCCTCATACGATGGGATTTAATATGCGGAAGGCCGGAGAGCATGCCAGAAACCTGGGCCTTGATGTCAATTAAATCCGTATTAGGGTGCGCCTGGCAAAGTTGGAAATAGCGCGCCAACAATTCCCGTTTGGAGGGAATGGGATTGCCAACGATTTCCCTGAACAATTCAGGGCGGTTCCACGCCGACCGACCGAGCATGACGAGATCGCAATAGCCGTTATCCAGTTTCTCCCGCACCCCCTGCGCGGTGCGCACATCCCCATTTCCGATGAGGGGAATGGAAACTAGGGATTTGATGCGCTTAATATATTCCCAATCCGCAGCTCCAGAATAACCCTGCTGGGCGGTACGCGCATGAAGGGCAATGCCCTGCACTCCCACCTCCTCAATCTTTTTAACAAAGGAATGCAATACTGGCTTATCCCACCCCATGCGCATCTTGCAGGTGACCGGTTTTTTAGAAACGGAAACCGCCGCTTTAATGAGCGAAATCAGTTTGTCAGGATCTTTCAACAAATATGCCCCACACCCACCCCCCGTAATTTTGGGGGAAGGACAACCAAAATTGATATCCACCAAATCGAAATCCTTTTCGACAAAATCGATGGCCGTGCACAAATCCTTTTCCTCGGGGGCGAACAATTGCACCCCTACTGGGTGTTCCTCCCTCACGGTGCGAATCCGATTAAACACTTTGTTGTTGGAGGCCGTGCCATTCATGTTTCGTGTAATAGCCATGGCGGACGCAAACTCCGTGTAAGTTAATCCCGCCCCCAGCTCTTTGCAAAGCAGGCGGAAAGGAAGAGTGGAAACCCCCGACATGGGGGCCAACACGGCCGGACTTTCAAGGGAGAGGCCGGCGTAGGAAGTGGAGGGCATACGATTTGCCCCCGCGGAAGAGCCTTTAAAAGCATTCTTTATGGCAGATTAGAAAGCGAGATAAGTGTGCGAAGATATGGGTTCCTAGAAAGGAAACCTAACGCTTTTTCGCCATCCTTTTCCGCAAAAAGGTTGCACCGGTAGCTTAGCCTGGTAGAGCACCCGACTGATAATCGGGAGGTCGGAGGTTCAAATCCTCCCCGGTGCATACACCGTTCCATCGGTGTGGTGCGGTATAGAAAGATTGTTTCAACACCCCTCAGCTGGCCATTTTCTTTGACTGGGCGCTACTTTCTTTTCTTAAAAGAAAGGAGTGCGTTCCCGAATCCTCCCCGGTGCATAAACAGTTTCGGCTGCTTGGTGCGAGAGACTGCACCGAGGGGGTTAGGAGAACCCCCACAGACCCTACTTTTTTTTCTTCTTCCTCTCTGCATCTTTTTTACGATTAAT of Candidatus Diapherotrites archaeon contains these proteins:
- a CDS encoding M3 family oligoendopeptidase, which codes for MPPETLPTWDLKTLFLNDTKLEEAISELRKEGREFQKYRNMLPKATPALIEEILRRKERMSTIGSRIGGYSNMLFSTNTTDEKVKALESRLSLMGAEVGNQTMFFGLWWMGLPKEKAQALLPKNPEYRHTLLEMRKFSPHMLSEKEEQLANLKDTTGEEALVKLYDIITNEFTFPWEKEGKTVMVPEEEIRAYIKHPNPKYRVRAYQRLWETYGAHNPVLGEIYRNLVLDVWNENVGLRKYERPISARNLGNNLTDKMVDTFLGVCRKNTKIFQDYFQWKTKELGVDYSRYHIYAPLPQPEKKWGFEEGYKHVMAAYRGFSPRMEKEAHRVLTQNRMDVPIRKGKRGGAYCAGITPEETSFVLLNWAGNYTDVSTLAHELGHAVHNHLSSSHSILNHHAPLPLAETASTFGEMLLADRMMEQNKEEGFTRYMLAHQVDDAYASIPRQAFFSLFEMEAFDLIREGKTIPDIHDAYKKNLQEQLGSMHLPENVSNEWTMIQHFFHYPFYVYAYAFGQLLVYALWEMYQEEGKSFVPRYETFLSYGGSEDPEKMLLEIGFDPNKKASWQKGFDLLEAKVKKLKAL
- a CDS encoding class I SAM-dependent methyltransferase, which gives rise to MEPYKEETKQAYELYPEIYEKKSEIHFRNFVRPLADAFISHLRGRTIIDLGSGPGTHAEYFYHKGLDVMCVDYSPEMLKRCAAKGVRTQLADIEEFRMPPNTVDGVWAYTSLLHIQKENIPQVIRNISDMLKGGGLLGVAFFGGYGEKFIEVPLMPGVKRWYSFFTDAEARSLFNQRFDVLEGKTAVVPDGKVYLNYLFRKRPG
- a CDS encoding ABC transporter ATP-binding protein translates to MIPGWKYIRAHRKTLALALGLATINQVFSLLDPLIFRFIIDDYATNIETIPPDAFLSGVLLLLAASVGVAFVSRTAKTFQEYYVSLITQKVGTTMYAHSVSHTFSLPYGVFEDRRSGEILQKLQKARTDTQGAIESFIGVLFLSAVGIIFVLGYAFTVHWMVGAAFVTMIPLLGGFTFIMSQRIKQAQKGIVTESAELAGSTTETLRNVELVKSMGLEHQEITRLNEVNERILGLELTKVKLVRTLAFIQGTTINLLRTGLLFLMLWLVFQGEITLGALFSLLFYSFFIFGPLSDLGRVAQAYQEAKASNEALDEVLSIPPEAKPARPILIPHIQTIEFQDVSFKYASSTIPSVNGASFKLNAGDVVAFAGASGSGKTTLAKLMVGLYTPSRGKILFNGKDSARVDFDSLRKRVGLVSQETQLFAGTIRENLLFVNPQATDEDCLRVLEQANIMGIVHRGDKGLDTKIGEGGIKISGGERQRLAIARALLRDPDLIIFDEATSSLDSISERAITHTIQEIKKKRPHLICVLIAHRLSTITHADTIFVLERGGIEEVGNHSQLVRKKGLYFAFWRQQSGEITSPVAEAETL
- a CDS encoding tRNA-dihydrouridine synthase family protein; the protein is MPSTSYAGLSLESPAVLAPMSGVSTLPFRLLCKELGAGLTYTEFASAMAITRNMNGTASNNKVFNRIRTVREEHPVGVQLFAPEEKDLCTAIDFVEKDFDLVDINFGCPSPKITGGGCGAYLLKDPDKLISLIKAAVSVSKKPVTCKMRMGWDKPVLHSFVKKIEEVGVQGIALHARTAQQGYSGAADWEYIKRIKSLVSIPLIGNGDVRTAQGVREKLDNGYCDLVMLGRSAWNRPELFREIVGNPIPSKRELLARYFQLCQAHPNTDLIDIKAQVSGMLSGLPHIKSHRMRVMAGKDLSHVQEMTLAAI
- a CDS encoding gamma-glutamylcyclotransferase family protein, yielding MKYSMIGYGSLLSHQSLSRTIPDKPFTPILVRGYKRLFNLAVSKGRNPDVLNVQKARGKTFNGVLFHVDEQELRRIMEREEDYNLEETHAYDFRTKRMVGKGFVCADYVVGIDRLKRLPEKKYFILCREAAYHISLPFGEYWDQTTYLADGNTVTQWIGTHPAYDTIDVSPPSRVSPNYRRLK